In Thermotomaculum hydrothermale, a single genomic region encodes these proteins:
- a CDS encoding peptidase U32 family protein, translating into MEEKKIKKPELLAPAGNFEKMLTAFHFGADAVYLGLKRFSLRNFAGNFTLDQLSEAVTVANELGKKVYVTLNIFPYDEDLEEIEYILFELNTIKPHGLIVSDPAIFLLAKELTDIDVHISTQLNVMNTKTANFWFKQGVSRIVVARELNLNQISNMCKNANGEIEVFVHGALCIAYSGRCFLSLYMTGRSANRGECTQSCRWNYKLLEEAERPGQYFPIEEDERGSYIFNSKDLCAIPVLDKLIDAGVASLKIEGRMKSMHYVAVTTDVYRTAIDLICEGKREDFEKMKDSFVEELSRVSNRGFTTNFFEGTPDSSSYNFESSKYINQFAFVGSVVNKTEEYIEILLKNPLSKGEIVELRDRGLKVEKFKVEKLFAANNGEEVEKGNPNTVVRVYGNFNCGVNSIVRK; encoded by the coding sequence GTGGAAGAAAAAAAGATAAAAAAACCTGAATTGCTTGCCCCGGCAGGCAATTTTGAAAAAATGCTTACCGCATTTCACTTCGGGGCTGATGCTGTTTATTTAGGCTTAAAAAGGTTTTCTTTAAGAAATTTTGCAGGCAATTTCACACTTGATCAGTTAAGCGAAGCGGTAACAGTTGCTAATGAATTGGGGAAAAAGGTATATGTTACCTTGAATATTTTTCCTTATGACGAGGATTTAGAAGAAATAGAGTACATTTTATTTGAGTTAAACACAATTAAGCCTCACGGTTTAATTGTTTCAGACCCTGCAATCTTTTTGCTTGCTAAGGAATTGACTGACATTGATGTCCACATTTCCACCCAGTTAAATGTTATGAATACAAAAACCGCCAATTTCTGGTTTAAGCAGGGGGTATCAAGGATTGTTGTGGCAAGGGAGTTGAATTTAAACCAGATAAGTAATATGTGCAAAAACGCAAATGGAGAGATAGAGGTTTTTGTCCACGGAGCACTTTGTATTGCATATTCCGGAAGGTGCTTTCTTTCCCTCTATATGACAGGGAGAAGCGCTAACAGGGGAGAGTGCACCCAGAGTTGCAGGTGGAATTACAAACTGCTTGAAGAGGCAGAGAGGCCGGGGCAGTACTTTCCAATTGAGGAGGACGAGAGGGGAAGCTATATCTTTAATTCAAAAGATTTATGCGCAATTCCTGTTTTAGACAAACTAATTGATGCGGGAGTTGCGTCTTTAAAGATTGAAGGAAGAATGAAGTCAATGCACTATGTTGCTGTAACTACAGATGTTTACAGAACTGCAATTGATTTAATTTGTGAGGGGAAGAGGGAAGATTTTGAAAAAATGAAAGACAGTTTTGTTGAAGAATTATCAAGGGTAAGCAATAGAGGTTTTACCACAAACTTTTTTGAAGGCACTCCTGATTCTTCAAGTTATAACTTTGAGTCATCAAAATATATAAACCAGTTTGCTTTTGTTGGAAGCGTGGTGAATAAAACGGAAGAGTATATTGAAATACTATTAAAAAATCCTCTTTCAAAGGGAGAAATTGTTGAATTGAGAGACAGGGGATTGAAGGTTGAAAAGTTTAAAGTTGAAAAACTGTTTGCTGCAAACAATGGGGAAGAGGTAGAAAAAGGAAATCCGAATACAGTTGTTAGGGTTTATGGAAATTTTAACTGCGGGGTAAATTCAATTGTTA
- the mltG gene encoding endolytic transglycosylase MltG has product MKKIVLISISVIIVLSLLYGFASLFSSKKVSCVIEIKQGESVKSIARQVEEKTPFSSRLFLFTVRMLNLDRKLKAGYYSFSNYYNIIDFAKRLTKGEARLIKVTFPEGFNCFEIFDRLEKSNLGKKEVYMQYFYTPQDFLPDEFKSAKTLEGFLFPDTYLFRANSTEKEIIEQMVSQFKVQFKKAKEFACLKERGIELSDYEVLKLASLVEKETSVVSEMPLIASVFYNRLKKGMRLECDPTIIYALILEGRYDGNIRKKDIRMKHPFNTYYIKGLPPTPIANPGFNAMKAAFCPAVSKYLFFVSNNEGKHLFSETYKQHLKYVKEYQVIYWRRKWKKKR; this is encoded by the coding sequence ATGAAAAAAATAGTTTTAATTTCAATTTCAGTAATTATTGTGCTTTCCCTTTTGTATGGTTTTGCAAGCCTTTTTTCTTCAAAGAAGGTTTCCTGTGTAATAGAGATTAAACAAGGGGAAAGTGTTAAATCAATAGCCAGACAGGTTGAAGAAAAAACACCTTTTTCTTCAAGGCTTTTTCTATTTACAGTGAGAATGTTAAACCTTGATAGGAAGTTAAAGGCAGGCTATTACTCTTTTTCAAACTATTACAACATCATTGACTTTGCAAAGAGGCTAACAAAGGGAGAGGCAAGGCTAATAAAGGTAACCTTTCCCGAAGGGTTTAACTGTTTTGAAATATTTGACAGGCTTGAAAAATCAAACTTAGGAAAAAAAGAAGTTTATATGCAGTACTTCTATACTCCTCAGGATTTTTTGCCTGATGAATTTAAAAGTGCAAAAACACTGGAAGGGTTTTTATTTCCCGATACTTATTTATTCAGGGCAAATTCAACTGAAAAAGAGATTATAGAGCAGATGGTTTCACAATTTAAAGTGCAGTTTAAAAAAGCAAAAGAGTTTGCATGCTTAAAGGAAAGAGGGATTGAGTTAAGCGATTATGAGGTGTTGAAGCTTGCGTCTTTGGTTGAAAAGGAGACTTCAGTTGTTAGCGAAATGCCTTTAATTGCATCTGTTTTTTACAACAGGCTGAAGAAGGGAATGAGGCTTGAATGCGACCCAACAATTATCTATGCCCTTATTTTAGAGGGAAGGTATGACGGAAATATCAGGAAAAAAGACATAAGAATGAAGCATCCATTTAACACCTATTACATAAAAGGATTGCCGCCAACACCGATTGCAAACCCAGGGTTTAACGCAATGAAGGCTGCCTTTTGCCCGGCAGTTTCAAAGTATCTATTTTTTGTATCAAATAACGAGGGAAAGCATTTGTTTAGTGAGACTTACAAGCAACACTTAAAGTATGTAAAAGAATATCAGGTTATCTATTGGAGAAGAAAGTGGAAGAAAAAAAGATAA
- the lepA gene encoding translation elongation factor 4, giving the protein MSKELIRNFSIIAHIDHGKSTLADRILEKTSAVEKRDMKEQILDDMDLERERGITIKAHAVTVKYKAKDGKEYTFNLIDTPGHVDFSYEVSRSLKACEGAILVVDASQGVEAQTLANAYLAVDNDLEIFPVLNKIDLPAADPDKVLEQIEHVIGLDTEHAVLVSAKTGVGVDEVLEKIVEVFPPPKGDENNPTAALIFDSWYDSYRGVVILTRVFEGKIYPKMKMKFISTGKVYEVDEVGIFTPKMTKTKELKAGEVGYVIAGIKNIQDTKIGDTITEDGKECAEPLPGFQEMKPVVFSSFFPTENTHYEDLRDAMEKLKLNDAAFVFEPETSDALGFGFRCGFLGLLHMEIIQERLEREYNLDLISTAPSVEYKITKTNGEVIFVSNPSKMPEPQYIQKIEEPVVNATIVTKAEFVGPILQLCTDRRGIQKRLEYLSQERVLIEYELPLNEIVIDFYDRLKSVSRGYASFDYSIAGMRESNLVKLDILVNGEIVDALSVIVHKDKAYYRAQALTRKMKELIPRQMFEVAIQAAIGRRVIARTTVKALRKNVLAKCYGGDITRKRKLLEKQKEGKKRMKAVGKVKIPQEAFLAILKVNEDQK; this is encoded by the coding sequence GTGTCAAAGGAATTAATAAGAAATTTTTCAATAATAGCCCACATTGACCACGGAAAATCAACCTTAGCAGATAGAATTTTAGAAAAGACAAGCGCTGTTGAAAAGAGGGATATGAAGGAGCAGATTTTAGACGATATGGATTTAGAGAGGGAGAGGGGAATTACAATTAAAGCCCATGCAGTTACAGTTAAGTATAAGGCAAAAGACGGGAAAGAGTACACCTTCAACCTTATTGATACACCGGGGCATGTTGACTTTTCTTACGAGGTTTCAAGAAGTTTAAAGGCATGCGAAGGGGCAATTTTAGTCGTTGATGCCTCTCAGGGAGTTGAAGCACAGACTCTTGCAAACGCTTACCTTGCTGTTGACAATGATTTAGAGATTTTTCCTGTTTTGAATAAAATAGATTTGCCTGCGGCAGACCCAGATAAAGTGCTTGAACAGATTGAGCATGTTATAGGGCTTGATACAGAGCATGCTGTTTTAGTTTCTGCAAAAACAGGGGTTGGAGTTGACGAGGTTTTAGAAAAGATTGTGGAGGTTTTCCCCCCACCAAAAGGTGATGAAAACAACCCAACAGCCGCTTTGATTTTTGACTCATGGTACGATTCTTACAGAGGAGTTGTTATTCTTACAAGGGTTTTTGAGGGAAAGATTTACCCTAAAATGAAGATGAAGTTTATTTCAACAGGGAAGGTTTACGAGGTTGACGAGGTTGGCATTTTTACTCCCAAAATGACAAAGACAAAAGAGTTAAAGGCTGGCGAGGTTGGCTATGTTATTGCCGGCATTAAGAATATTCAGGACACAAAGATAGGGGATACAATTACCGAAGATGGTAAAGAGTGTGCAGAGCCTCTTCCAGGTTTTCAGGAGATGAAGCCTGTTGTTTTTTCCTCATTTTTCCCGACAGAGAATACACATTACGAAGATTTAAGAGATGCAATGGAAAAGCTTAAATTGAACGATGCAGCATTTGTTTTTGAGCCTGAAACATCAGACGCTTTAGGCTTTGGTTTTAGGTGCGGATTTTTAGGGCTTTTGCACATGGAGATTATTCAGGAGAGGCTTGAGAGGGAGTATAACCTTGACTTGATTTCAACCGCACCGAGTGTTGAGTATAAGATTACAAAGACAAACGGAGAGGTGATTTTTGTTTCAAACCCCTCAAAAATGCCTGAACCTCAGTATATTCAAAAGATTGAAGAGCCTGTTGTAAACGCAACAATTGTTACAAAGGCTGAGTTTGTAGGGCCAATTCTTCAACTTTGCACAGATAGAAGGGGAATTCAAAAAAGGCTTGAATACCTTTCTCAGGAGAGGGTTTTAATTGAATACGAATTGCCTTTAAACGAGATTGTAATTGATTTTTACGATAGATTGAAGTCAGTTTCAAGGGGATACGCTTCCTTTGACTATTCAATTGCAGGAATGAGAGAATCTAACCTTGTAAAACTTGACATACTTGTAAATGGAGAAATTGTTGATGCCCTCTCTGTAATTGTTCACAAAGACAAGGCTTATTACAGGGCACAGGCTTTAACAAGAAAGATGAAAGAGTTAATACCAAGGCAGATGTTTGAGGTTGCAATTCAGGCTGCAATTGGTAGAAGGGTTATTGCAAGAACAACGGTTAAGGCTTTGAGAAAGAATGTTTTGGCAAAGTGTTACGGCGGAGATATTACCAGAAAGAGAAAACTTCTTGAAAAGCAGAAAGAGGGTAAAAAGAGGATGAAAGCTGTAGGCAAGGTGAAAATCCCTCAGGAAGCGTTTTTAGCAATATTAAAGGTAAACGAAGACCAGAAGTAA
- a CDS encoding pentapeptide repeat-containing protein encodes MGYRVEYLTKEKARDLGLESHECEVCKEINRNVIEPIAVFLKDDETLESLSKDELKKFTTCIFHCEKENEIWIENIDEYKEWKEKREKARKEKKEFYIEFSIKWRENLINEFWKRIRAYRFAVDYPEKEIPEKIEKNVSYDTALVNYYRELLNKSEEKDYYDFKWVIFPEFSEFDDDIRDENNFLKKDFNFWYEGEECKFIKHLNFGDATFLGEAYFRNATYRGWAYFGDVTFRGEAYFGDATFRGEANFMHATFQGEVYFGDATFQGDAYFRGATFQVYANFWGATFQGDADFLVATFQGDANFREATFQKYANFWGATFQVYANFWGATFQGDADFERATFQGDANFREATFQGDANFREATFQKYANFWGATFQKYANFWGATFQGEADFLVATFQGDANFREATFQKYANFWGATFQVYANFWGATFQGEADFERATFQGKTDFFVATFQGDANFRRATFQKYANFWRATFQKYANFLGATFQGDADFLVATFQGDADFGGVYFNNPIIFKSVEIKSKFVIDSQGKSINHLEIFNPQFSSNAQIELKNINIGILKLNNLTNHAKEFVIFNLNFKGDKELYFEINNSILNKMRFINCDFSNAKEINIIDSSISDAEFINTKWGEVSEKRICKDLFEKEPDRAQDIYRQLKLAHDKQKDFIHGGDFYALEMRAYERYLNYGNSNLAEQNLSILKRFFYKSYFILKNFLSTSLEDKLIFGISKLSSNFAQNWFRPLKWILFFAMYVSFFNLLDKDKLYLRLYEFTQLFFLNKIDYYFILWTLLPFLLVCFFALSLVNFKKWWRLLEFLIYLLLSLCVIYIFGIFQTFSTEHFIKTFFTGLDFFFSSFAKLFVPWRTIANSENANHIPGYKTAYAIGSIAVSYLAYQLIVSLRRKIRR; translated from the coding sequence ATGGGCTATAGGGTAGAGTATTTAACCAAAGAAAAGGCAAGAGATTTAGGCCTTGAAAGCCATGAGTGCGAGGTTTGTAAAGAAATAAATAGAAATGTAATTGAGCCGATTGCTGTATTCCTCAAAGATGACGAAACCCTTGAATCACTTTCAAAAGATGAACTAAAGAAATTTACAACATGCATTTTCCACTGCGAAAAAGAAAACGAAATCTGGATAGAAAATATTGATGAGTACAAAGAATGGAAAGAGAAGCGTGAAAAAGCCAGAAAAGAAAAAAAAGAATTTTATATAGAATTCTCTATAAAATGGAGAGAAAACCTAATTAATGAATTCTGGAAAAGAATAAGGGCTTACAGATTTGCAGTTGATTACCCTGAAAAAGAAATCCCTGAAAAAATAGAGAAAAATGTCAGTTATGATACAGCTCTGGTTAATTATTACAGAGAGTTGCTAAATAAAAGTGAGGAAAAAGATTATTATGATTTTAAGTGGGTAATTTTTCCTGAGTTTAGTGAATTTGATGATGATATTAGAGATGAAAACAATTTTTTAAAAAAAGATTTTAATTTTTGGTATGAAGGCGAAGAGTGTAAATTTATTAAGCATTTAAATTTTGGGGATGCAACATTTCTAGGAGAGGCATATTTTCGGAATGCAACATATAGAGGATGGGCATATTTTGGGGATGTAACATTTAGAGGAGAGGCATATTTTGGGGATGCAACATTTAGAGGAGAGGCAAATTTTATGCACGCAACATTTCAAGGAGAGGTATATTTTGGGGATGCAACATTTCAAGGAGATGCATATTTTAGGGGAGCAACATTTCAAGTGTATGCAAATTTTTGGGGAGCAACATTTCAAGGAGATGCAGATTTTTTGGTAGCAACATTTCAAGGAGATGCAAATTTTAGGGAAGCAACATTTCAAAAATATGCAAATTTTTGGGGAGCAACATTTCAAGTGTATGCAAATTTTTGGGGAGCAACATTTCAAGGAGATGCAGATTTTGAAAGAGCAACATTTCAAGGAGATGCAAATTTTAGGGAAGCAACATTTCAAGGAGATGCAAATTTTAGGGAAGCAACATTTCAAAAATATGCAAATTTTTGGGGAGCAACATTTCAAAAATATGCAAATTTTTGGGGAGCAACATTTCAAGGAGAGGCAGATTTTTTGGTAGCAACATTTCAAGGAGATGCAAATTTTAGGGAAGCAACATTTCAAAAATATGCAAATTTTTGGGGAGCAACATTTCAAGTGTATGCAAATTTTTGGGGAGCAACATTTCAAGGAGAAGCAGATTTTGAAAGAGCAACATTTCAAGGAAAGACAGATTTTTTTGTAGCAACATTTCAAGGAGATGCAAATTTTAGGAGAGCAACATTTCAAAAATATGCAAATTTTTGGAGAGCAACATTTCAAAAATATGCAAATTTTTTGGGAGCAACATTTCAAGGAGATGCAGATTTTTTGGTAGCAACATTTCAAGGAGATGCAGATTTTGGGGGAGTTTATTTTAACAATCCAATTATTTTCAAATCAGTTGAAATAAAATCAAAATTTGTTATAGATTCTCAGGGTAAATCAATTAACCATCTTGAAATTTTTAATCCTCAATTTTCATCTAATGCACAAATTGAATTGAAAAATATAAATATAGGAATTTTAAAACTTAATAATTTAACAAACCATGCAAAAGAATTTGTTATTTTTAACCTTAACTTTAAGGGAGATAAAGAGTTATATTTTGAAATAAACAATTCAATCCTAAACAAGATGCGTTTTATAAACTGTGATTTTTCAAATGCAAAAGAAATCAATATTATAGATAGTTCAATTTCAGATGCCGAATTTATAAATACAAAGTGGGGAGAGGTAAGTGAGAAAAGGATTTGCAAGGATTTATTTGAAAAAGAGCCTGATAGGGCTCAGGATATTTACAGGCAGTTAAAACTTGCTCACGATAAACAAAAAGACTTTATTCACGGAGGAGACTTTTATGCCCTTGAAATGAGGGCTTATGAGAGATACTTAAATTATGGAAATTCAAATTTAGCCGAACAAAATTTAAGTATTCTAAAGAGATTTTTTTATAAAAGTTATTTTATCCTAAAAAATTTCTTATCAACTTCACTTGAAGACAAACTTATTTTTGGTATATCAAAACTTTCTTCAAACTTTGCACAAAACTGGTTTAGGCCTTTAAAGTGGATTTTGTTTTTTGCCATGTATGTTTCATTCTTTAATTTACTCGATAAAGACAAGCTATATTTGCGTTTGTATGAATTTACTCAATTATTTTTCTTAAATAAAATAGACTATTATTTCATTCTATGGACTTTATTACCGTTTCTTCTGGTGTGCTTCTTTGCATTATCTCTTGTTAATTTTAAAAAATGGTGGAGACTTCTTGAATTTTTGATTTATCTATTATTGTCTTTATGTGTTATTTATATTTTTGGCATTTTTCAGACTTTTTCAACTGAGCATTTTATTAAAACTTTCTTTACAGGCCTTGATTTCTTCTTTTCTTCATTTGCAAAACTCTTTGTGCCGTGGAGAACCATTGCCAATTCTGAAAATGCAAACCACATTCCAGGGTATAAAACAGCATACGCAATAGGTTCAATTGCAGTTTCTTACCTTGCCTATCAATTAATTGTCTCATTAAGGAGAAAGATTAGAAGGTAA